The DNA window CACGAACTCCAGAGTCGCGTTCTGGCGAGAGCGGCCATTGACCGCGCTGTTGGTGGAGATGCCGTCGATGTTGAACTGGTTCTCGCCGCTCGAAGCTCCGTTCACCTGGAAGCCGCCCTCGATGCCCACGATGTTGCCGAAGCTGTCCACGCCGGAAGTAACCGACGGGGAAGTTAGCAGCAAGGCTTGGAAGCTGCGTCCCTTCGGCAGTCGCGCGATCTCGTCTGCCGAGATTGTGTGCCCCACCGTCGTGCTGGTCAAGTCGATCTGCGGAGAGGATTCGACGACCGTAACGGCCTGCTCGAACTGGCCCTCCTGCAAGCTGATGTCCGCGCGCAGCGTCTTGCCCAGCGCGAGGCTCACGTTAGCGATCTCGGACGGCGCGAAGCCGGTCATTTCATACTTCACCGAATACACGCCGGGCGGAATGGAGCGCACGTAAAACGTCCCCGAGCTATCCGTCGTAGCATTGAACGTACGTCCAGAATCTTTGTCTGTCGCGGTAACGGCGGCGCCTGCAATGACAGCGCCGCTTGGATCTTTCGCCGTGCCGGTGAGCGTGCCGCCCGTTTCCTGCGCCTACAACGCGGCTGTCCCCGCCACGAGCATGGAGAACAGAACTGACAACCCCAGATTCCTGATGCCTGACCGAATTTGAACCTACATGGTTTCCTCCCTGATTCTTCAGTCCGCTACGGTTTCGAACGGACTTTCTGACCTACATGAATCAAAACCTAGCGGCCGTATTCTGCCGGAACTTGCGGCTTGTCAACCACTATTATGTTTTGTCATATGGCCGGGATTGTTCCGAATTTAAAATTGAGCCGGGCGAGCCGACTTCCCGCCGCCCGGCACAGCGCCAGTGCATGATTCCGCGGCGGTGGTCATGTCGTGGGGGGGGGGCATGGTGGTATAGTTGGAAGATTTCGCTGCCCGCCGCCAGGATCGCCGCCGGGTAGTTTGAGGTATGCTGATATTCTGGCCCAGCGAGGGATGGGGAGGGTTCATGAAGGGTGTGGTTCTGGCAGGAGGCTTAGGCACGCGGCTGCTCCCGCTCACCAAGATTACCAACAAGCATCTGCTGCCTGTCTACAACGAGCCGATGATCTACTTCCCGTTGCGCACGCTGGTGGACGCGGGTATTCGCGAGATACTGCTCGTAACCGGCGGACAGAACGCCGGAGACTTTCTTCGCCTCCTCGGCAATGGCGAGGCCTTCGGCCTGCGTCTGCTGAACTACGCTTATCAAGCTGGAGAAGGCGGCATCGCCGACGCGCTGCGCCTGGCCGAACCGTTCGCCGATGGCGAACCCATTTGCGTGATCCTCGGTGACAACATTATCGAGAAGCCTATCGGCCATATTGTCGATGAAGTACGCAAGAAGCCCGATGGCGCGCACATTATCCTTAAGGAAGTGCATGACCCCAGCCGATTCGGAGTGCCGGTGTTTGAAGGCGGCAAGCAGACTGGCCGCATTATCCGCATCGAGGAGAAGCCCGCCGATCCAGCATCCAACTTCGCTGTCATTGGCATCTACTTCTACGACGCGAGTGTCTTTGAGCGCATCAAGACACTGGCCCCTTCGGGCCGCGGCGAGCTGGAGATCACTGACTTGAATAACAGTTACCTGGCGGAAGGCAAACTCACACACAGCGTACTCGATGGCTGGTGGACTGACGCGGGTACTTTTGAGTCACTTCGCGTGGCAAGTAACTTAGTCGCCGAGTCAGTCGAGGCACTACAGTCCGCCGGGAATGCGCCAGCGCTTAAGTAGCTCATCGTATAATAAAAGCGAGGACCTTTGAGCGATCATCAAATTGGTTCCATGACTGGCCAGAGTGGCGGGTCGGCATCTGGTGTCGGCGCGCGCGCGCTGCGCCGCATCACCCGCCGTATCATTCCTTACTTATTCATCCTGTACATCATCGCTTTTCTGGATCGCGTCAACGTCTCCTATGCCGCGTTGCAGATGACCGCCGACCTGGGCTTCTCGCCCGAGGTATTCGGTTTCGGCGCAGGCATCTTTTTTATCGGCTACTTCCTGCTGGAAATACCGGGCGCAATTCTAGTGGAGCGCTGGAGCGCCCGCAAGTGGATCGCGCGCATCTTGATTAGCTGGGGCATCGCCACCATAGTGATTGGCTTTGTGAATACCGCTCCGCAGTTCTATGCCGCGCGCTTCTTTCTGGGCATGGCCGAAGCAGGTTTCTTCCCGGGCATGATCGTTTATCTTACTCACTGGTTCCGCGCGGAGGATCGCGCCAAGGCCGTGGCGCTGTTCATGTCCGCTATCCCCGTCTCCAACATCATCGGAGCGCCGGTCTCCGGTCTCATACTCGGCATCAACTGGTGGGGGATCGAGGGCTGGCGCTGGATCTTTATTCTGGAAGGCCTGCCCGCCGTACTGTTTGGATTCGTTACTCTCTACTATCTCACGGACCGCCCACAGCAGGCCGCTTGGTTGCCTGATGATGAGAAAGCCTGGATCATCGGTGAGTTGGAGCGTGAGAAGCGCGAGAAGGAAAGCCGCCAGCACTTATCAATCCTACAAGCGCTCCGCTCGACGCCCGTACTGCTGCTGGCATTGACTTACTTCCTCGCAGTAACTGGAAGTTACGGAATCGGCATCTGGTTCCCTACCATGCTGAAGCAGCTTTCGGGGATGAGTAACTTGAGTGTCTCAATCATTGCCGCTATTCCCTATGTGTTCATGCTGCTGGCGATGCTATTCGTCGGCTGGTCGTCGGACCGCCGTCGCGAACGTCGCTGGCATACCGCCATCCCCATGTTCGTCGCCGGGACCATGCTGGGCTTAAGCGTCGCGCTGCGT is part of the Acidobacteriota bacterium genome and encodes:
- a CDS encoding TonB-dependent receptor, giving the protein MRSIPPGVYSVKYEMTGFAPSEIANVSLALGKTLRADISLQEGQFEQAVTVVESSPQIDLTSTTVGHTISADEIARLPKGRSFQALLLTSPSVTSGVDSFGNIVGIEGGFQVNGASSGENQFNIDGISTNSAVNGRSRQNATLEFVKEVQVKTGGVEAEYGSAMGGVLSAVTKSGGSQFHGSLWYYLAGNKLSAGPIQRLLLDPVDITKVSYVQEDKNKDNRNEFGGDFGGPLVADKFYFYVASSPQWRRRANDYLFNNGREPATFEQKQLVHSSFGKVSFDPTSRIRTN
- a CDS encoding spore coat protein: MKGVVLAGGLGTRLLPLTKITNKHLLPVYNEPMIYFPLRTLVDAGIREILLVTGGQNAGDFLRLLGNGEAFGLRLLNYAYQAGEGGIADALRLAEPFADGEPICVILGDNIIEKPIGHIVDEVRKKPDGAHIILKEVHDPSRFGVPVFEGGKQTGRIIRIEEKPADPASNFAVIGIYFYDASVFERIKTLAPSGRGELEITDLNNSYLAEGKLTHSVLDGWWTDAGTFESLRVASNLVAESVEALQSAGNAPALK
- a CDS encoding MFS transporter, which encodes MSDHQIGSMTGQSGGSASGVGARALRRITRRIIPYLFILYIIAFLDRVNVSYAALQMTADLGFSPEVFGFGAGIFFIGYFLLEIPGAILVERWSARKWIARILISWGIATIVIGFVNTAPQFYAARFFLGMAEAGFFPGMIVYLTHWFRAEDRAKAVALFMSAIPVSNIIGAPVSGLILGINWWGIEGWRWIFILEGLPAVLFGFVTLYYLTDRPQQAAWLPDDEKAWIIGELEREKREKESRQHLSILQALRSTPVLLLALTYFLAVTGSYGIGIWFPTMLKQLSGMSNLSVSIIAAIPYVFMLLAMLFVGWSSDRRRERRWHTAIPMFVAGTMLGLSVALRSNTMAAMIMLIIAMACMWTFAPTFWALPTSILTQAAAAASIGFINSIGNLGGFAGPYVLGFFEKRTGSTATGLSCIVVALILGGIVVLRLHPQTGNIQKSVSND